The region TAGTTTATTGAAGAATAGATGGTATTTTCGGAATTGGTTGTAATAGtgcagtttattttaaaatattaaaaattgcatttttctataaactttactaggttgtataatctatatatataaaaataagttgtgtttttgtttatgcTAGGAATTTTAATCAGCCGGGGGAATGGCAAATTCAGACACAGTCTATGCATTtccatcatcctcaaagaagcaaatattttcagcgaTGGCAAATACAATGGTGCAACCACGGTGTTAACTGAAGTATAATTAACACAGTAAaccaaaaaaagcttttttttacacaCTTTCATACAGAACTTAATCTAGGACTATCCAGAAATTCGCAAATAGGTGATACACAATTTTTATCAGCCGGGGGAATGGCACTTTCGAACCCAGTCGATGCATTTCCATTAACCTGAAAGAAGCAAATATATTTAGCGATGGCAATTACAATGGTACAACCACGTGTTAAGTCAAGTAAAATTAATGCAGTAAACcaaataaaggtttttttttacacgcgTCAATATAGAGTTTCAGCTAggaaaatcccaaaaattcTTCAATTGGTTAGACAcagtttttggtttccccctccaactccccccaatatcaccagatcaggttgggatttaaaatgagagtttcaaagtacaagatccttctaaagattaaatttcgttaagatctgatcaccttttcgtaagttaaagatggctcaattttttaatttttccgaattactctcccccccccaattccaccaaagagagtgaatctagTCTGGCTATTTCcatcacatatcttggacttgtgcttatccttccaACCAAGTTAGATGCTAatatctccgctttaagcgttttcaaagatttctgccccccccccccccaaatgacactggatctggtcgggatttaaaataaaagatctgagttatgaggtcatgctaaatttgaaatttcattgagatccaatcattccttcgtaattcaaaaatacctcattttttctatttttttcaaattaacccttCCCCGCCTAgtccctaaagagagcggatccgttccagttatgtcaatcacgtatctaggacttgtgcttatttctcccaccaattttcattccAATCCTTTcactgtaagtgttttccaagatgttaggtcacccaaccccaacttctcccaatgtcaccagatccggtcgggatttaaaaaaagagctctgagacacaatatccttccaaatgtcaaatttcattaagatcagatcattcctagggcaacctgacttttatacataatggtgatagatggtaataagcttacctaagcaaTGGATGTCatgtgattgatttttcttctaacgataattaCGAAAGGACTTGTGCCTGTCATCAAaaggttaaattcaaatttcttgccaaaaagtaaacaaactaaataaataaaactaaaaacactgaacaacactaatgatgagctgaacctggaattattgttgtgcCATGGCCTGAATTTTGATAAAGGCATTGATGGCTGCTGTCCTAGTGGATCCTAAAGAGGTTCGGCTTTTAGGAAAGTGGTGAGTTTTCTTGTGAGTTTTAAATTTATGGGTGATGGGTTCCCAAATTTCGCTAATATGAAACTCACCATTGTACGTATTGATGGCTGGTTTATAAttagcaatttccaaagcttctctgattttctattttaagagttgtgggacaatagcaataagttgggCTTCGCTCAGCCAGTTCACATGGTAACGGTTTCTATTTCTAAATCCATCTACTCGGTGAAGACTGATTTTCTGCctctttctcctttttcaagGCTGCCAATTTCCGCTTTTGAGCTCCTTAAAAACTCAAGTGCAGCAGTAGCAGCACACTTATTCTGTTATGGATAGAGCTCTAGTCTATGTAAaccgaaaaatttaaataagaaaatattctaatgaaacataattgtcattttatttcatattgcTATGAGATAAAACATACATGATATGAGAATTTGTATGTATTGAAAAATATTCCACAGTTTCTTTGGTAGGtgtttgaaacctctgcagtagagTTGTCACATATCCTAGATATGATGTTGAGAGTCTTATTTTGATCGTTTGACTTTTTACGAGTGTTTGCCTCCAATTTTCATAATAAGGATATAAATTTCTGCCAATTCtttaatgtatatattgtttgaaaaatactgtttttaagagtttagGATCATTAATTAGTTCATTAATGTActgtttattcttatttttgagtCATATTTGCAAGTGTAAGTCTCAATTATAGTTAAAACCTCTGgaataaagaaagaaacgaaAGCAATTCAGATTTTTGCACATGCTTAATCAATtgattaaatgataaaatttctaGATATTCCAGTAATTTACGATGATCAAAGATCACATACAAAATAACGGTCAGCCAAGAACTTTTAGTTCTCTTCTGGCTCATCTCTTTTACTTTTCTAAGGAATACTACGTCCTTGTCTTCAAAAACACTAAGTATGTCTTTCCTCAAAGTTAAGAATTTCTTATAAGTCTCAGcaacagtttttcaaagaaaagcaaagaaaaataagttcagCCATagctttattttccttgttcGTTAGCAAGAACCTACAGTGTGTGACCTGAAGTCTGTCATCAGAAATAAAAGGGTCAGGGTCAGAAATAAAAGTTATCATTAAAACAAATGTTCAAGATTTTTAAACAGCCTAATTCCAACTGAAAATGACGTTAAAGCGATACTATACAATCTGCAATTTACAATATATAAAGTACTTTATAGTTGAGTCTGTTTGACAAGCCTGTGTAGCACAGTGGTAGATGCAATGGACTTAGTCCGATAGGCGCAGGCTCGATTCCTGCCAGAGGcaatgtttttaaatattagtcaattaaaatatgaataaagtACCAGAGCGCTAAGCTCTGAAGTCTGGGAAATGTGGCATAAAATTCTAGGGAaggaacttttaaaaagataatttgtagggcttattttgttgaaagatcattAATTTTACGGTCAAGCAgggatttaatgtttaataatgtttattgtTAGCTACAATGTTTATGATTACAAGAATGGGATATGTTGTTTCttgactaggttgcagctatctcAACAACAATGATGAGACTCAATTTTTCGATGATTAAACACagggaaatacaatttttatctcTGTTGACATAATAAGTGAAAGTTCAGAGAACTATGCTTTGAAGTCAAGAAAATATGGCATAATATTCCAGAGCACggacttttaaaaagatacGGGGTGGGCAATATATTATTAGAAGATCATCAACGTTATGGCAAAGCATTgacttaatttttaatgaagtttatttttaactagaAAACCATTTGATGTAGCAATGTCTTTAATGTAAGCCACTAAACAGTCTTTTACGATTTTTAGTGCTCCGTTATTTGCGGAcataactaaagaataaaatatgtttatgaTAAAAGCTATTAGGATTGCAGCAACTTTCGTTTCTTTTTGAGCTAGCGCATTTTCCTTGTTCTTTAAGCAAAAGGACTGTTACTATTTCTTATCGGTGATTTAAGCACGGTGGTTCTAGTGGTGTTGATGGTGTTGcctgacaccatttttgagtttttttgctCCATTTAATGATGGTATaggatgtttttgttttttcttaggttGAAGTCACCGCTCATACTGTGATTACTTCCAATACGTACAAATTTTCATatcattatgaaataaaatgacaattatGTTTCATCAgaacattttcttatttaaattttttggtgtatATAGATTAGAGTTCTATCCATAACATATCCGCCTGTAATCTTACAGCCAGTCCCAAGCCTGGATAAAGGAGGAGGGTTTGGCGGCAGACTAGCAGCctgcccctggaaaaaagattTGCCATAGAACCGTCTAATTGAGAGCCAACATGATACCGACTATGCAACCTGCCGACGACTATGGACCGCCCCCGGACTCCTTGACGACGAATTCGGACCGCCCCCGGACACGGTTCTTGAAAACGAATTGCGAaattaaacttggtttttttgAACGTAAGGACCATGGTTCAACTTTCTAAAACAGAACAGGTTGTGAATGAGATGGACAATTATGGCCTTGACATCCTAGCTCTGTCGGGAAGTCGGTTGGACTGGTGCAGGTAGTCAAACCCTCAAGAAGGGATCCACAATCCTGCACAGTggcacagaaaaaaagaaagaagcagGCGTCGCCATAATGCTGTCGAAATCTGCGTCCAGAGCCCTAACGAAATGGAACCCTATAAATGAAAGGATCATCGTGGCACGGTTCACAGGTCGCCAAGCTAAGTTAACAGTTTTCGCATGTTACCTACCAAGTAATGAGGCAGATGATACCACAAAAGATAACTTCTACAACACCCTACAAGCTGTCGCCAAGGATATCCCCAGCCACGATCTCGTCTGCTTTGTTGGTGATTTCAACGCGAAGGTGGGGAGCGACAAGTCCTATTGTCCTGAGGTTCTTGGGAGCCAAGGCCTCGGCGAAATAAAAGAGAATGGGATACTGTTAGTTGACTTCGCACTAACAAATGACCATATCATCGGAGGAACCCAGTTTCAGCATAAAACTATCCACAAATACTCATGGAACTCGCCTGATGGTCAAACCCACAACCAGATTGACCATATCTTGATCAACAAAAAGTGGAAGTCAAGCTTTCAAGATGTAAGAGCTTACAGAGGAGCCAACGTCGCCTCAGACCACGCCTTGATGATTGCAAAGCTGCCCCTCAAACTGAAAGCCACAAAAAAATCCCAACCAAAGAGAAACCTGCCTACGACTCTGAAAAGCTCTCAAACGCAGCAGTTCGTCATAGGTTCAACATACAGCTTACAAACAGGTTTGAGAGCTTGGCCCTAAATTTGGATAGAGAAGCCACTGTTGAGACAACCTGGGCCACCTTAAAAGAAGCCTACAACCAGACAGAAATAGAAACAATTGGGCACAAAAAAAGACCCTGGACCCTTATCGAAGAGCGTCGGAAACTAAAACAACGTCTTCTAAATGATGGAGATAACAGCGACACAGTCTTGATTAACCAGCTGTATCGATACCAAGACAAGCTGGTGAAAAAAAGCGCAAGGGGAGATAAACGGAACTTTCTAGAACAAAAGGCAGCTATGGCAGAAGAAGCGGCCAAGCGCGGCGATTCCAGAGCCGTCTATGAAATCACCAATGAAATCATCGGGAAACGTCGCAACCTAAATGGACCAGTAAAAGACGGAAACGGGAAGACAGTCACAGCCCCCAATGAAATCTCTGAAGTTTGGGCCCAACACTTCGAGAAAGTTCTCAACCGACCTAGTCCTCCAAACACAGCAGATATCCCCACAACCCCTTTCCTGGAACTTCAAATCAATACGGAAGAACCGTCAACCGAAGAACTGGTACAAGCCGCTCGCAAACTGAAGAACGGCAGAGCACAAGGACGCGACAGGATATCAGCAGAAATGATTAAGGCCTCTTTAGGCGCTTGCATAACTGTGTGGATCACATTCTTTGCATGtatatggaaatcagagaaagTCCCCAAAGAATGGAGAAAAAGCACACTCATCAAGCTTTTTAAGAAAGGAGAGGCAGCAAAATGCGATAACTGGAGGGGCATCAGTCTCCTTTCTATCCCGGGGAAACTATTCTCACAGATAATCCTTCGTCGCATCCAGACAGCCTTAGATAAGCACTTGCGAGACGAGCAACATGGCTTCCGCCCATCCCGCTCCCGCTCCGACCTTATATATGTCCTACGCATGATGATCGAGGAATGCAATGAATGGAGGCAAAAGATGTACCTTGTCTTTGTGGATTTCGAAAAAGCCTTCGATTCAATACACCGAGATTCGCTGTGGAATATCCTCCGATATTACGGCATTCCAGAAAAACTTGTATCCTTGATCATTGCCCTATATGAAAACACCGAGTGCTGCGTTCGGACCCACGAAGGAAAT is a window of Artemia franciscana unplaced genomic scaffold, ASM3288406v1 Scaffold_2449, whole genome shotgun sequence DNA encoding:
- the LOC136042914 gene encoding craniofacial development protein 2-like, with the translated sequence MLSKSASRALTKWNPINERIIVARFTGRQAKLTVFACYLPSNEADDTTKDNFYNTLQAVAKDIPSHDLVCFVGDFNAKVGSDKSYCPEVLGSQGLGEIKENGILLVDFALTNDHIIGGTQFQHKTIHKYSWNSPDGQTHNQIDHILINKKWKSSFQDVRAYRGANVASDHALMIAKLPLKLKATKKSQPKRNLPTTLKSSQTQQFVIGSTYSLQTGLRAWP